Part of the Spinacia oleracea cultivar Varoflay chromosome 5, BTI_SOV_V1, whole genome shotgun sequence genome, TTAAGCTGGTGCATCTGGCGTGGCTGCAGATGTTGGCCGTGTTGCTGCTTCCTCGTCTAAAGAGAGGGAGAGCAGGGAGTCCAGAGACCCTTTTCATGCTTGGGACGCGTCGATGCCTCCGCCTGCTTCGTCGACTGGTAAGTTCCTTAATACTTAGGACGGCTTGACAACTCAGTGGTTTAGTATTTTGATTGATGTATGGATGTTGGCTCAGTTGATATCTTCGAGCGGTTGAGACGGGTCGAGGTGGCGCATATTCCCCCATCTGGCGGGTTTAGCTCGGAGGAAAATGACAGGATCCTTTCTATCGTCTATGATGCTATTCCGAAGGAGTATGTAAACTCTCTGCCTGGAATTGACCAGGGGTACTTTGGAGCCCTGCAGTCCCTCGTACTTGACGTGagcattttcttaattttgtttttaCACTCTCTTTAGTTCCTCTCCTAATGTTTTGGAGTGAATTAAACCTGTTTTGGTTCTTGGCAGCTCTTCATCCGTTGTCCGAGGGTAGACAGTACCGCTTTGACATGAACCAAGAGATGTTGAACCACAAGGACCAGATTGAGAATCATGAGTAGTACGCTGAGAAACTGGCAAGAATGATCAATGAGGACGCGGATGTCCAGGTTAGGTCGGAGACGGCTGCTCTGAAAAAGGCTGAGGAAGATGCTCAGGATAATGAGAAGAAGATGTTGGAGCATGAGGAGAAGCTGACTGCTCTTAGGACTTGGTATGATGCGGTCTCAGAGCGGGTTACCAACTTCTCTTCTAAAGTGGACGCCCTGGAGAAGAAGCTCAAGTCCACCCAAGATGAGATTGAAACTATTCAGGGGGAAGCCGCCAGTTCCTTCAAGCTTAGGGAGGAGGCCATTCTGGAGAGTGCTCGGCGGGCTTGGGACCAGTCCATGGATGGTAAAGATTTTTCCTAGTTTAGACGCCGAATTTCTTACCAGATGGTCGTCTCGGCCACTCAGCGCCTTGAGCTTGATCCCCTTGAGTTTTTTAGTGAGGGAGAGGATGAGGACGCGGAGGAAGAGGAGGTAAACTCTCCCGAAGATCAAGACGTCTAGGACGGAAGCTCGACGACCCCTCATCCGTAGGCTGCTGTTTTTATCTGCTGATTTCTGTGGCGCTGTAGGCGCTTGTAATAACATTGATGCCTTTGGGCATCATATTTTATTTGGGTTTGTTGCGCcttgttgtgagggggtcgaaaaagcgcgaggctaatgcgtgacctcgtccctcgtgggtgtgacgattctttttattcaatcaagtgtaattggatttcatgtgagtatacacccaattgactagtaatataggagtcgccattcagtttttaacgacaatgagaaaaactgacaaaacccggttatcgtgacataaagggagtgcaattatgtttgaccacgatggccgtaggttcccttgtgatccctggtgtggggatctctcaatatacacccgcaaggtagagattgagggttcgggggactgtaactaccgagaggagtaattcgctcgtcgataactcaagaggcaggatatccttactagctcagcataaataattgaagggacatacgttaactattaaactaatctgagttgattttagcaatatgcaacatataatactaattcgatcgtgattatctgatttaaatagcataaagggacctagcatgataatccgatttccccaaaaatattatatttgttaggcgtgatagaacaatcagattaggttagtttaacagttcataaaaagggtgaggaaagcagttaaatcatcgaaaagggacacattacgacgcacccttgagaggtgcgtcacggttctcagaaaactaaccactttgactttgctatttctcctttttatttaacgaatctcgattatgggacaggatacgttctgttcgatttatggatcgattgcgacagaacgcgtgaacagttttgcagcgagaggcttaggctaagggttggagtcaatactcagaatataattgtgtgttgttgtgtgttcctttcacgtcgaatttaggggcctatttatagggaagagttcgtggaaagatagaattgcagagttctaatccacaaagaattaggaaaaaacacgtacccaggtattttcagtgcccagagccaggcgttgaaaatagggtctgggctgttttctttagtcagattcggattcctgaaatcagtagagtttgagattaattcgagtcttttagcgcgtatcaattttatgacggaatgcgtctgggcccgttacgaactctaggctcgttaggattttaattaatacgtaactcttatttccgaatcatattaggaataggattctcgcagttttctatctcatttaggatttatgttggaatgcaacacctaattctgacaggtttctatcttttatgatttgccacttttagaagctaccttttacggcagttactatttttagtaggtttccataaatagcaggtttcgggtgaaatgaaatggggaatcgagattcgtttattttataggagatgcgttgtcaagtggagtttttatgctttcatcatcgaacgtttcccttgcgggaatggggacaaaagtaggtgtctacacttgtGCGCATGTATGAATGTTTTGTGCCTTCTGTGCACTTATGTTTTTATTCCATTTCAGTTTTATACTGACTTTTTCAGGAACATGCTTTCTTGCCCAATTGTGGACGGTTaccccagtgttttaggtgatcaggctaatttggggcgctaatctaggccactcctCAGGCCGTCAACCGATTAGTCTTTTGTGACGCCATCAAAGGAGAAGGCGTCTATATTGAATGACTTCTTTGTTGAGTCGTTTTTGCGTTTTCACGTCTTTAATATTGCTAATTAATTTAGGATACTTCTAAGGTCGTCGTTCAATTAGCCACTTGTGACGCCGCCGAGTTGGAGGTCATCAATGTGGAGTGACTTCTTTGGTTGAGTCACTTTCTTGTGTttgttatatgattttgagttctCCAATCGATGAGTGGCTTTATTGGGCCTTAAGATTATCAGAGTTTTGATAGGAGGAATATTATCATAAAGTTAATATTTAGCTAAACAGCGAAAGTAGGTTGGCCGTTTTGTAGGCGCGCATTACAGGCCGTTTTGTTGGCTCTTACACAATtgctaggccgttttgtaggctcatATTACATAAAGTACTCTGACTAGTCTATTGATATTCTACTCTTCAGCcacttttctttattttaaCTGGGATACTCTCGCTGGCAGTTGGTGGTTCTTCTTCATATTTCCTTTTGCCTTTGGTCCCGACCGGGTCTTTCCTCCATGCTGATGGGTTAAGAGTTGTGCGGTAGCAGTCTCTTGCTTGCTGTTGATCTCCGTGTATAGTCCTTATTGCCCCATCGTCACACACATACTTCAGGAGCATGAGATGGGTGACGATCACTACCTTAATCTTGTTCAAGGTGGGACGTCCCAAAATAACATTGTACGCCGTCAAATCTTTGACGATTAGGAACTCTACCCCCATCATTCTGCCCTCCAATCCGAACTGGCAAGTTGATGACGCCCACTAGATGTATGATGCTTCCTCCAAAGCCAATGATAGGGTAGTGGATGCTCTCTATGGTTTTAGGGTCATGAGCTAGGCGGCTTAGGAACTCCATGCTCATTATATCAGATGAACTTCCTGTATCTATCAAGATGCGTTTTACCCTCATGTTAGAGATTTTGATCTCGACCACGAGAGggtcgtcatgcggggtggctaCACGTCCACCGTCCGATTCACATATTTCTATCCGAGGGAATGGGTCCACTGGTGATTTCCCCGATAACATTACCTGACCTAGACGGCGGGCATAATCTTTTTGTCCCCTCATGGTGGGCCCTCCAACTGCTGGTCCTCctgatatgacggctacaaatcctccTCCGCTGTGATTTCCTTCTGTAGCTGAGACAGGTGACTTGTTTTTCTTGTAATGATTTTTCCCGTGGCGTGAGTGCTTCTTTGCAAGTAGTTTTTTAGGTGCCCCTTGGAGGCTAGGCCGTCCAGGGCTCTCTTCAGGCTCCTGCAATCCTTGGTGTCATGTCCTATATCTTCGTGGAACTAGCAATACAGCTTAGGATCTCGACTCTCAGCAGGCGATTTCATGGGGAAAGGTCGTTCAAGGTCGAACCTGGTCCCGACGTCCACTAGGATTGTGAGGAGGTATGTATTGTATTCGAAATATTCTCTCTCTTGTGGGTGTCCTCTCTTCTGCCCGGGAGAATTGGTATCATGTTCTTTCGAAAGAGCCCAAGTAGCGTTTACTCGTGGGACTTTCCTGTCTATCTTCTCTTTCTTCCCTGAGGAGTCCGTCGCTTCGCCGGCCTTTCCATCCTTGGATGCACTGCATATTTCTAATTCATGAATAAAGGCTTCGGCCTCGTCCAAGACTTCAGCCATCGTCCGGACACTTTTCTTAACCAAGTTAAACTTGAATGACCCTTTCTTCAATCCTCTGATAAAATTATCGAAAGAGACGCCATTGGGAAGATCTGGGATCTGTCCGGCTTCTAGATTGAAGCACTTGACATAGCTTCGCAAATACTCATCTTTTCCTTGTTGAATGCGTCCCAAGGGcatgcttgttttcctttcttccttgtatgCCATGAACCTGGTGGAGATCAAGGTTTGTAGCTCGTTAAAGGAAGCAATTGACCCTGGGGGCAGTCGTTCAAACCATTTGGACGCCACTCCTTTAAGGGTGGCTGGGAAATATTTGCACCATGTGGCCTCattggttccttgaacatacatgtggTGACGGTATGCAACTAGATGCATGTCTGAGTCGGTGGTAccgtcataagcttcaatgGTGGGAGTTTTGACTTTAGGCTCTTTCGGGGCGTTCATTATGTCGTCACAGAAGGGAGTGCTCATGTGTCTCAACGTCAAGTTATTCAATCCCTGTTGGATATGATAAGTTGGTTCACGACGGCTCGAGATCATACGAGGACGCATGCTCACTCTGTTGGGTGTCatctgtgttaggttatgatacatatgacattacatagatcatgcggaaacaaccattaacccaggacaacatattatttacacataatcatatagcataatttagatgcatactctttgttgcgtgccctccctagctgcgcccgaaccgaacaagaacaagtctttaggactccaagtgtcgtccctccgtagatagtccacagcacgtccggatccgccttaagattgaccaactagaatcgcccttaaggtactagaaaatttcggcacttttatgagcaagatgtgtgttttaattttctctcaaaaactcacttttgaatactttgaaacttcttataaattgtgagccctagcctcatatttataggggtatggaaagggaatcgaaatcctattcagatacaaattaattaaacctagaatcctacaagaactctaatttaattaatttatcaaatagaattaggaatttaatcattaaccgaactctgcatgttttaggaaacgtgcacgaacacaaacacttgcacacacacgcacggcagccacgatgggcccccatgcgtgcgcgcgagcagcagcccacgcagcgcccgcgcgcgctgcgcgctgcgcgtgctgtgcgcgctgtgcgcgctgcgcagcctgctgggcctggccttgcgctgggcctggcgtggctgtttgtgcggcgcgcttggcttgctgggcgatggcctggcttcgtgctgggcctcgtccggcaaacctcgtccgatgcttattcgtacgatgcgcttccgattaaattttccgattccggaattcatttccgatacgaacaatatttaatatttccgattccggaattaatttccgtttcgaacaaatatttaatatttccgtttccggaattattttccgattccggtaatatttccgattctgacaatatttccgtttccggcaatatttccgattctggcaatatttccatttccgataatattttccgatacgtaccatgtttccgtttccggcaacatctacgacttggataatatttatatttccgatacgatccatatttccgtttccggcaatatcatcgtttccggagtattcatttcttgcctgtgacgatcttagctcccactaaaaccaagatccgtcggttccgaatattcatagatggagtatttaatgccattaaatacttgatccgtttacgtactatttgtgtgaccctacgggttcagtcaagagtaagctgtggattaatatcattaattccacttgaactgaagcggcctctagctaggcattcagctcacttgatctcactgaattattaacttgtttaattaatactgaaccgcattattagacttaacatagaatgcatacttggaccaagggcattatttccttcagtctcccacttgtccttagggacaagtgtgcatttcctaattcctttgtcgctcgatgcttgctcttgaacataaggtaagagttgtcatccttactacgtccagaggtgttcctcggtttcagagttcaactgattaaataaaaagataatcatagcctatgattcatccgagcacggccatgcatttcacagtttctagctctccgagtggccttgtacaacttttaagcatctcatcccgatttatgggaggacaatcccaatcttgcgatcttgagattagacttcgtttgataggtgattacctgagcgttgcctttatagcctccttttacggtgcgacggttggtcaacgtcaaagcaaccagttctcaaacaagtaatctcaaatcactcaggtattgaggatttagtgtctaataatttaatgaaatttacttatgacagactttcatctcttacagtaaagtttcataggtcttgtccgatactagtcttcccaaagtaagtatctatgcaa contains:
- the LOC110784409 gene encoding uncharacterized protein, producing MTPNRVSMRPRMISSRREPTYHIQQGLNNLTLRHMSTPFCDDIMNAPKEPKVKTPTIEAYDGTTDSDMHLVAYRHHMYVQGTNEATWCKYFPATLKGVASKWFERLPPGSIASFNELQTLISTRFMAYKEERKTSMPLGRIQQGKDEYLRSYVKCFNLEAGQIPDLPNGVSFDNFIRGLKKGSFKFNLVKKSVRTMAEVLDEAEAFIHELEICSASKDGKAGEATDSSGKKEKIDRKVPRVNATWALSKEHDTNSPGQKRGHPQEREYFEYNTYLLTILVDVGTRFDLERPFPMKSPAERLQEPEESPGRPSLQGAPKKLLAKKHSRHGKNHYKKNKSPVSATEGNHSGGGFVAVISGGPAVGGPTMRGQKDYARRLGQVMLSGKSPVDPFPRIEICESDGGRVATPHDDPLVVEIKISNMRVKRILIDTGSSSDIMSMEFLSRLAHDPKTIESIHYPIIGFGGSIIHLVGVINLPVRIGGQNDGGRVPNRQRFDGVQCYFGTSHLEQD